A single Fundulus heteroclitus isolate FHET01 chromosome 4, MU-UCD_Fhet_4.1, whole genome shotgun sequence DNA region contains:
- the qser1 gene encoding glutamine and serine-rich protein 1, with protein sequence MMDSNYPSSSFADALAAPPQAAASWAYGRGSAAIKPSPSDVAPSLDGELLQHQSYTTTQQLPTYTTAHIPAAARTLESSSNNPVTSIMSFLSAMESRSLQAGPVSASLLPPFSPPSWTTGANSSTTELYLTGALPSTASFPSPAALSSFQHAGAYPSRSYAANTSLTLPDPAFSTSTNGLFSHHDPLLHLKPSQAVLPTALAFNHLSTPSLGSALPVQSSTYRSAQESAPHLLQPQFGLLPAALPTPHGATQSYGAAVFSGSVERALQRECSVIKHHQRPSSSHMASEHMPNSEDSLQGYFGSGGETDMSYQQDPARHTPASCGASSRTDSTRGVSGSPQPKSDCGTQPYSSSSLLESKDLSSRMNSHTAADEESHGQNLRTGSPEHYPSPTQKQNSVIANQQAVQLSSLMSDSLSGGYMAPQTQSQTSQSPTEKLSSLYTTLPSHSSHCDNVAAVSQALIYTSTPGLSQEQIQYGAQVQRFCQENLPESYTSAHSQGAPNLTFTSQPQEQASATHSQSYDAGQSLNSVFQTTCMQSLPTSNSLVGYSHMQDSVGGKAHTPASHQQTQPHCVLSVPLSTYSSPAPPLQNNISSSLQETEPAYAKQKLEELPPQDVGALQQVSMVSVAANSLASHNNVIYVVSKMDDHKPQSVIRSNSRSEEQFLGLCHANSAQAKDERAGAMTQQQVCLSRTNGHEVGNSEASDTSVSSHGLISSEQLNQQLRSPESHQQNQQTHSQSQSQLPAAHSQFMPASGSQGLLESNRMILVQQPLVHQSQNASKLVSVQGVQPGQCLGPVHVQYLQMDRDLLCTNVTNGNQSQQTVVVSEQSSECSSSSKHHYSQTARQQPNDGKNQFDLNSICFPDSMLLEDDRNILSNVDDILAATVAACGVAPQDFVKATSSAEAEMTAMASPVDSKGHLLTVDISQMSPSFTSPQYSAVTNTNCHTISMTLNGARMAADGQDRSARHNSTVNLAMNGDGRCSESGYHSARQVFDSPGVHNGVHEKTKCAESQERPGREDSPKKRARSKEGEGPTKPAKGSDQTKRQNSRGSDTSSPSASNSSQDSCPQHERIRQKIREVEEKQPEVRNGFLGSFLDFIKSGPKQQYSPSNSRNSSRPRKPSSSCKPSTLHPLPPKVPALSGPVLPQESPGASAQQKHLEEDLQKNLETLPSFSSDEEESIGKNQALRNSISSALSALDETSERKTGTENQIQVSVMKAVQFPGIPLTITQIYLPPVSTSAPVAPASVATAPVAPAPVAPAPTTVSGGKEFGTKEKLKETPSGQLAVQLMSVALEGLTDEEPSDSGGEGMYRERDEFVIRNEDTEAFKVTMTAGVEPPAIWKVQKALLQKFVPELKDGKRVFSATNSYLGYFGDAKTLYKRVYVKFLETVNKREYVRVCSRKPRSKPMSSLKAIQMKALLGLTDPPSSVSQNQKSQPKQAKPRAEPPPKKRKKWKEEFSPTSSGSSAEEESNPRFASRLLNTRTTKETFKSFVELLISVALDENVMTALERANDELLLPHMDKVDGMITNVRKRLLNKLHMEQILKTALDSFPEISVVTELKKDGETPAFKVRLSGRAYNKKTMKPYKMANKVPQEYVVDQQKTQWFSLYHSLQHYKYHTYLMCKDEIASLRAQAGNLGQEEIVQKCLQNGAWLEGLFDRFGELISQVQQVCR encoded by the exons ATGATGGACAGCAACTACCCGAGCTCCAGCTTCGCGGACGCGCTGGCTGCACCACCACAGGCCGCGGCTTCTTGGGCCTACGGCCGCGGCTCCGCGGCTATCAAGCCAAG TCCCAGTGATGTTGCACCAAGCCTCGATGGAGAGCTCCTCCAGCATCAAAGCTACACTACGACCCAGCAGCTCCCCACCTACACTACAGCACACATCCCAGCTGCTGCAC GCACACTTGAGTCTAGCAGTAATAACCCCGTGACCTCAATCATGAGCTTCCTGTCTGCCATGGAGTCGAGAAGTCTTCAGGCTGGTCCTGTTAGTGCCTCGTTGCTTCCTCCTTTTAGTCCTCCATCTTGGACTACTG GTGCCAACTCCTCCACCACCGAGCTATATCTGACCGGTGCCCTGCCTTCCACAGCCAGCTTCCCTTCTCCCGCTGCTCTGTCCTCCTTTCAGCACGCAGGTGCCTACCCATCCAGGAGCTATGCCGCCAACACGTCCCTAACTCTTCCGGATCCCGCCTTCAGCACTTCCACCAACGGCCTGTTTTCTCACCACGACCCTTTGCTTCATCTTAAACCCAGCCAAGCTGTGCTACCCACTGCCCTGGCCTTCAATCACCTCTCTACGCCTTCTCTAGGCTCGGCTCTGCCCGTTCAGTCCTCCACTTACCGCTCAGCCCAGGAGTCGGCCCCCCACCTACTGCAGCCGCAGTTCGGCCTGCTTCCTGCTGCGCTGCCTACGCCTCATGGTGCCACACAGTCCTACGGGGCTGCAGTCTTCTCTGGCTCTGTTGAAAGAGCTCTTCAGCGTGAATGTAGTGTGATCAAGCATCACCAGAGGCCTTCAAGCAGCCATATGGCCTCGGAGCATATGCCCAACTCGGAGGACTCCTTGCAGGGGTATTTTGGCTCTGGCGGTGAAACGGATATGTCTTACCAGCAGGATCCGGCCCGTCACACGCCGGCGTCCTGCGGCGCCTCTTCGAGGACAGACTCGACACGAGGAGTCAGTGGGTCCCCGCAGCCTAAAAGCGATTGTGGAACACAACCTTATTCATCGTCTTCTTTGCTGGAAAGTAAAGACCTTTCTTCTAGGATGAACTCACACACTGCAGCGGATGAAGAGAGTCACGGCCAGAACTTGAGAACAGGGTCTCCTGAGCATTATCCCTCCCCTACGCAGAAGCAGAACTCCGTCATCGCTAATCAGCAAGCGGTTCAGCTGTCCAGCCTTATGTCGGACAGTTTGTCTGGAGGTTACATGGCCCCACAAACGCAGTCTCAGACCTCTCAATCCCCCACAGAGAAACTCTCCTCCCTTTACACTACCTTGCCGTCCCACTCGAGCCACTGCGATAACGTGGCGGCCGTCAGCCAAGCCCTTATTTATACGTCAACTCCCGGGCTGAGCCAAGAGCAGATCCAGTACGGGGCCCAGGTTCAGAGATTCTGTCAAGAAAACCTCCCAGAGAGCTACACAAGCGCCCACTCCCAGGGCGCCCCGAATCTGACGTTTACGTCTCAGCCGCAGGAGCAAGCTTCGGCGACGCACTCTCAAAGCTACGACGCGGGGCAGTCGCTCAACTCCGTGTTCCAAACCACGTGTATGCAAAGTCTCCCGACGTCCAATTCTCTGGTGGGTTATAGCCACATGCAGGACTCGGTGGGAGGTAAAGCACATACCCCCGCTTCCCACCAGCAGACACAGCCTCACTGTGTTTTATCCGTACCTCTGTCTACATACTCCTCACCTGCTCCACCCTTACAGAATAACATAAGTTCCTCCTTACAGGAAACGGAGCCAGCGTACGCCAAACAAAAGCTTGAAGAGCTTCCACCCCAGGACGTCGGGGCTCTGCAGCAGGTGTCCATGGTCTCTGTTGCCGCTAATAGCCTGGCTTCTCACAACAACGTCATCTATGTGGTTTCAAAAATGGATGACCACAAACCACAGAGTGTTATTCGAAGCAATTCGCGCTCCGAGGAGCAGTTCCTGGGACTTTGCCATGCAAACTCGGCACAGGCAAAGGATGAGCGCGCAGGTGCCATGACCCAGCAGCAGGTTTGTTTGAGCAGGACCAATGGTCATGAGGTTGGTAACTCTGAGGCTTCGGACACCTCCGTTTCCTCTCACGGACTCATTAGTTCAGAGCAGCTTAACCAACAGCTCAGGTCTCCTGAGTCTCACCAACAAAACCAGCAAACTCACTCTCAGTCCCAGAGTCAGCTTCCAGCAGCCCACTCTCAGTTTATGCCAGCCTCCGGCTCTCAGGGGCTTCTTGAGTCCAACCGGATGATTCTGGTCCAGCAGCCTCTCGTCCACCAAAGTCAGAACGCTTCAAAGCTGGTATCGGTGCAGGGCGTCCAACCAGGCCAGTGTTTGGGCCCGGTTCATGTCCAGTACCTCCAGATGGATCGGGACCTACTGTGCACCAATGTCACCAACGGAAACCAGAGCCAGCAGACCGTAGTTGTGTCTGAACAGAGCTCAGAATGCTCCTCTTCCTCTAAACACCATTACAGCCAGACGGCACGTCAGCAGCCAAATGACGGCAAGAACCAGTTTGACCTCAACTCCATTTGCTTTCCAGACTCTATGCTCTTGGAAGACGACAGGAACATTTTGTCGAACGTCGACGACATCTTGGCTGCCACCGTGGCAGCCTGCGGCGTCGCGCCTCAGGATTTCGTCAAGGCCACGTCGTCCGCTGAGGCCGAAATGACCGCAATGGCAAGTCCCGTCGATTCCAAAGGTCACCTCCTGACCGTGGACATAAGCCAGATGTCGCCCAGTTTTACCTCGCCGCAATATTCTGCCGTCACCAACACTAACTGCCACACTATCAGCATGACACTAAATGGTGCTCGGATGGCGGCGGACGGCCAGGATCGGTCCGCTCGTCACAACTCTACCGTCAATCTCGCCATGAATGGAGATGGGAGGTGCTCTGAGAGTGGCTACCACTCAGCCAGACAGGTTTTCGACTCACCGGGTGTCCACAATGGAGTCCACGAAAAAACTAAATGTGCAGAGTCCCAAGAACGTCCAGGGAGAGAAGACTCTCCAAAAAAGAGAGCGCGCTCCAAGGAGGGCGAGGGACCGACCAAACCGGCCAAGGGCAGCGACCAAACCAAGCGTCAAAACTCAAGGGGCAGTGATACCAGTTCACCGTCCGCCTCAAACAGCAGCCAGGACAGCTGTCCTCAGCACGAAAGAATCAGGCAGAAGATCCGCGAAGTGGAAGAGAAGCAGCCGGAGGTGAGGAACGGCTTCCTTGGCTCCTTCCTAGACTTTATCAAATCTGGCCCCAAGCAGCAATACTCCCCGAGCAACTCGAGAAACAGCAGTCGTCCGAGGAAACCATCCTCCTCCTGCAAACCGAGCACTTTGCATCCTCTGCCACCCAAAGTGCCTGCTCTTTCTGGGCCGGTGCTTCCCCAGGAGAGTCCGGGTGCGAGCGCCcagcagaaacatctggaaGAGGATCTGCAGAAGAACTTGGAGACGTTGCCGTCTTTCAGCTCGGACGAAGAGGAGAGCATTGGGAAGAATCAAGCTCTGAGGAACAGCATCAGCTCAGCTCTGTCGGCTCTGGACGAGACTTCGGAGCGGAAGACGGGTACAG AGAACCAAATTCAGGTTTCAGTGATGAAGGCAGTCCAGTTTCCCGGCATTCCACTCACCATCACACAGATTTACCTGCCACCGGTTTCCACCTCTGCTCCGGTGGCCCCTGCTTCGGTGGCCACTGCTCCGGTGGCCCCTGCTCCGGTGGCCCCTGCGCCGACCACAGTCTCGGGAGGGAAGGAGTTTGGGACCAAAGAGAAGTTAAAAGAGACGCCGTCGGGCCAGTTGGCCGTGCAGCTTATGAGCGTGGCGTTGGAGGGGCTGACCGACGAGGAGCCGTCAGACAGCGGGGGAGAGGGGATGTATCGAGAGAGGGATGAGTTTGTCATCAGGAATGAGGATACCGAAGCCTTCAAG GTCACCATGACGGCGGGAGTTGAGCCTCCGGCTATTTGGAAGGTCCAGAAAGCGCTGCTGCAGAAATTCGTGCCTGAGCTGAAAGACGGGAAGAGGGTCTTCTCTGCCACAAACAGT TACCTCGGATACTTTGGCGATGCAAAGACGTTGTACAAGAGAGTGTACGTGAAGTTTCTGGAAACGGTCAACAAGAGGGAGTACGTGCGAGTTTGCAGTCGGAAGCCGCGCAGCAAGCCCATGAGCTCACTGAA GGCCATTCAGATGAAAGCTCTGCTGGGTCTGACGGATCCACCTTCGTCGGTTTCCCAGAACCAAAAGTCCCAGCCCAAACAAGCGAAGCCACGGGCAGAGCCGCCACccaagaagaggaagaaatggAAAGAGGAGTTTTCGCCCACCTCGTCAGGATCATCAGCAGAAGAAG AGTCAAACCCTCGATTCGCCTCAAGGCTCCTCAACACACGCACCACGAAGGAGACTTTCAAAAGCTTTGTCGAGCTCCTCATTAGTGTCGCCTTGGACGAAAACGTGATGACGGCCCTGGAGAGGGCGAATG ATGAGTTGCTGCTGCCGCACATGGACAAAGTGGACGGGATGATCACTAACGTCAGGAAACGGCTGCTTAACAAACTGCACATGGAGCAGATCTTAAAG ACGGCTTTAGACAGCTTCCCGGAGATCTCAGTGGTGACTGAGCTGAAGAAGGATGGGGAAACCCCAGCCTTTAAGGTGCGTCTCAGTGGGAGGGCCTACAACAAGAAGACCATGAAGCCGTACAAGATGGCGAACAAAGTGCCTCAG GAGTATGTAGTGGACCAGCAGAAAACTCAGTGGTTCTCTCTGTACCACTCCTTGCAGCATTACAAATACCACACGTACCTCATGTGTAAGGACGAG ATCGCATCGCTGCGGGCGCAGGCCGGCAACCTGGGGCAGGAGGAGATCGTCCAAAAGTGCCTGCAGAACGGAGCCTGGCTAGAAGGGCTCTTTGATCGCTTTGGAGAGCTAATCAGTCAAGTGCAGCAGGTCTGCAGATGA
- the prrg4 gene encoding transmembrane gamma-carboxyglutamic acid protein 4: MSVMLLGLFALLQLLSAGQPASVSADRQHEGSEDQEVFVGESEAKLFLGRHLLRNHFDFEMFVPGNLERECIEEICSYEEAREVFEDTAQTNAFWKDYTKDKDTSKVDVTGLLVGLICAGVVVAVLGILIWYSCRAGCKGDLSRRASSIRRPPRRTNASLIMQRLDEVSRQPVLSPASPPAFDGTDPPGLPSYEQAISSSGQHDAPPPPYPGSRPGTIRR, from the exons ATGTCCGTCATGTTGCTGGGTCTCTTCGCACTTCTTCAGCTGCTGAGCGCCGGACAGCCGGCCTCGGTGAGCGCAGACCGCCAGCATGAAGGATCGGAAGACCAGGAAG tgtttgtagGTGAGTCAGAGGCGAAACTGTTCCTGGGTCGCCACCTGCTGCGGAATCATTTCGACTTTGAAATGTTTGTTCCTGGCAACCTGGAGAGGGAGTGTATCGAAGAAATCTGCAGCTACGAGGAAGCCAGGGAAGTCTTTGAGGACACAGCGCAAACA AATGCCTTTTGGAAGGATTACACAAAAG ATAAGGACACATCAAAGGTGGATGTGACTGGACTCCTTGTGGGACTCATTTGTGCCGGAGTGGTGGTGGCTGTTCTTGGCATCTTGATCTGGTATTCGTGCCGAGCCGGATGCAAAGGGGACTTGAGCCGTCGCGCAAG CTCCATCCGAAGACCTCCCAGGAGGACCAACGCCTCCCTAATAATGCAAAGACTGGATGAGGTCTCCAGGCAGCCCGTCCTCTCGCCAGCATCCCCGCCTGCGTTCGATGGGACAGACCCTCCCGGCCTGCCCTCATACGAACAGGCGATCTCCTCCAGTGGACAGCACGACGCGCCACCTCCTCCCTATCCTGG CTCAAGGCCCGGGACTATTCGACGGTAG